The following coding sequences lie in one Silene latifolia isolate original U9 population chromosome 5, ASM4854445v1, whole genome shotgun sequence genomic window:
- the LOC141657234 gene encoding pentatricopeptide repeat-containing protein At2g41720, which yields MTLLTHQIQSPLPSNHSSNLHFHPKPTNFLTFPSKPSSRNPPKFKTCSINCQKSTKNPEKWERKKQVHVDYDKGEHHVTEHVSGFRKEDIPRRYRIKVQADKFQKDWALSQVVQKIMAPDVGDDIEGVLNHWVGRFSKKNYALLIKELTQSGSIEHSVDVFRWMKNQKNYTARTDIYNMMIRLHARHNRVDQARGLFFEMQEWKCKPNAETYNALINAHGRAGQWRWAMNIMEDMLRAAIPPSRITYNNLINACGSSGNWREALKICKHMTDNGIGPDLFTHNIILCAYKTGAQYSKALSYFELMEGTKIRPNTTTLNIRIYCLVKLGRYEEAVDVFNSMRQMKSECKPDVVTYTSIMHMYSIRGEIENCKAVFYTMLAEGLTPNIVAYNALLGAYASLGMNEEALKVFNEIKQSGLRPDIVSYTSLLNAYGRSQQPDEAREIFDLMKQQKCKPNVISYNALMDAYGSNGRLAKAVEVLHEMESEGIQPNVVSISTLLASCSRCSENVKIDSILSAADQRGIQLNLVAYNTAIGSYMNVGEYDKALGVYKTMRGKKVKPDSVTYNVLITGCCKMSKYDQAIEFLEEMTKLKIPISKEVYSSAISAFSKQGRVADAESTFARMKEAGCQPDVITYTKMIHTYSEAGKWEKAYEIFEEMEANNIQPDIIACSALMRAFNTGSQPAEVLNMLTYMRTHDIPVTDAVYFEVISACTLLRDWKTALEVIKEMEPSLHKLSIGFLNHLLHFLGKCGKIENMMKLFLKIAASGAEINDVTYSILLNNLLAAGNWRKYIEVLQWMEDAGIQPSVEKYRNVLFFAQRSGGADLVAIIQDRIDSLKSMPADLVFRNKLCRSPL from the exons ATGACACTTCTCACCCACCAAATTCAATCTCCATTACCTTCAAATCACTCCTCAAATCTCCATTTCCACCCTAAACCCACTAATTTCCTCACATTCCCTTCAAAACCCAGTTCCAGAAACCCTCCAAAGTTCAAAACTTGCAGCATTAACTGTCAAAAATCAACCAAAAACCCAGAAAAATGGGAGAGAAAGAAGCAAGTTCATGTGGATTATGATAAAGGAGAGCATCACGTGACTGAGCACGTGAGTGGGTTTAGGAAGGAAGATATTCCTAGGAGGTATAGGATTAAGGTTCAAGCTGATAAGTTTCAGAAAGACTGGGCTCTTTCTCAAGTTGTTCAGAAGATTATGGCTCCTGATGTTGGTGATGATATTGAAGGTGTTTTGAATCATTGGGTTGGAAGGTTTTCTAAGAAGAATTATGCCCTTCTTATAAAG GAGCTAACTCAGTCGGGTTCAATTGAGCATTCAGTTGATGTCTTCCGGTGGATGAAAAATCAGAAGAATTATACTGCAAGGACTGACATCTACAATATGATGATCAGGCTGCATGCCAGGCATAATCGTGTAGACCAGGCACGTGGCTTGTTTTTTGAGATGCAAGAGTGGAA ATGCAAACCAAATGCAGAAACTTACAATGCTCTCATCAATGCACATGGACGAGCTGGTCAATGGCGTTGGGCGATGAACATAATGGAAGATATGCTCCGTGCGGCA ATCCCGCCTAGTCGAATTACATATAACAACTTGATAAATGCTTGTGGATCTAGTGGAAATTGGAGAGAGGCTCTCAAAATCTGCAAACACATGACTGACAATGGAATTGGGCCTGATCTGTTTACTCACAACATTATTCTTTGTGCCTACAAAACTGGTGCTCAGTATTCTAAGGCTTTGTCCTATTTTGAACTTATGGAAGGGACAAAAATACGACCGAATACTACTACACTTAACATAAGAATATACTGCCTAGTAAAGCTTGGGCGGTATGAGGAAGCTGTTGATGTTTTTAACTCAATGAGGCAAATGAAGTCAGAGTGTAAGCCTGATGTTGTGACATATACTAGCATCATGCACATGTACTCAATCCGTGGGGAAATCGAGAACTGCAAGGCAGTATTTTACACAATGCTTGCAGAAGGTCTTACACCCAATATTGTTGCCTATAATGCTCTTCTAGGTGCATATGCTTCTCTTGGAATGAACGAGGAAGCTCTAAAAGTCTTTAATGAGATCAAGCAAAGTGGTCTTCGCCCGGATATTGTGTCTTATACATCTCTACTTAATGCATATGGAAGGTCACAACAACCTGATGAGGCCAGGGAGATATTTGACTTGATGAAGCAACAAAAATGCAAGCCAAATGTAATTAGCTATAATGCACTAATGGATGCCTATGGTTCTAATGGCCGTCTTGCTAAAGCTGTGGAAGTGTTACATGAAATGGAAAGTGAGGGGATTCAACCAAATGTCGTCTCAATATCTACTCTTCTGGCATCTTGCAGTCGATGTAGTGAGAATGTTAAAATTGATTCGATACTTTCAGCAGCTGATCAGCGAGGTATCCAGTTAAATCTAGTTGCATATAACACGGCAATTGGAAGTTATATGAATGTTGGGGAATATGACAAAGCTTTAGGTGTGTACAAAACTATGAGAGGGAAGAAAGTCAAGCCTGATTCGGTCACATATAATGTGTTGATAACTGGTTGTTGTAAGATGTCAAAGTATGATCAGGCTATTGAATTTCTGGAGGAGATGACAAAGTTGAAGATCCCTATTTCTAAAGAGGTGTACTCATCAGCGATCAGTGCCTTTAGTAAGCAG GGACGAGTTGCCGATGCAGAATCTACGTTTGCTAGAATGAAGGAAGCTGGCTGTCAGCCTGATGTCATTACCTATACTAAAATGATACACACTTACAGTGAAGCAG GAAAATGGGAAAAGGCCTATGAAATATTTGAGGAGATGGAAGCAAATAACATCCAACCTGATATAATTGCTTGTTCGGCTCTCATGAGAGCCTTTAACACTGGAAGTCAACCAGCCGAAGTTTTGAATATGCTCACGTATATGAGAACACATGATATTCCTGTTACTGATGCTGTATACTTCGAGGTCATATCAGCCTGTACCTT GCTTCGTGATTGGAAGACGGCGTTGGAAGTGATTAAAGAAATGGAACCGTCACTTCATAAACTTTCGATAGGGTTTTTGAATCATTTGCTGCATTTCCTAGGAAAATGTGGTAAAATAGAGAATATGATGAAG TTGTTTCTTAAGATCGCGGCGTCAGGTGCAGAGATCAACGATGTTACTTATtctattttgttaaataatctTTTGGCTGCTGGTAATTGGAGAAAGTATATTGAG GTATTGCAGTGGATGGAAGACGCAGGAATACAACCATCAGTTGAAAAGTACCGAAATGTGTTGTTCTTTGCTCAAAGAAGTGGTGGCGCTGACCTTGTTGCTATCATCCAAGACCGTATTG ATTCCTTGAAAAGCATGCCTGCCGATTTAGTTTTCCGAAACAAGCTCTGCAGATCTCCGCTTTAA
- the LOC141657235 gene encoding AP2-like ethylene-responsive transcription factor At2g41710 yields MMASTSSGEVTAAAAMAEKNNPSNNRESNTGVLMVKKMRRDRGGSTAKERISKMPPCTAGKRSSIYRGVTRHRWTGRYEAHLWDKSTWNPNQNKKGKQVYLGAYDDEEAAARAYDLAALKYWGPGTLINFPVTDYSRDVEEMQNVSREEYLASLRRKSSGFSRGIAKYRALSSGRWEPSLGRITGTEYLQGITYGKGEVAAAESEYPGGFPIERKIDLTGYIKWWGPNKTRPSDVKHSSTEDATNELKSLERGIQPTEPYQMPQLGTSYESQKSKSSANSALKILSRSAAFKNMQDRASKAQETANDNDEKENKSHVSKIDHGKAVQTQIDDAGVERMGSTLGLGGLPLQKSMFPLSTLLTAPLLTNYNTIDPLGDPILWTSLMPVLPIAPSRASEVTKTESSSTYSFFRQEEG; encoded by the exons ATGATGGCGTCCACCTCTAGCGGAGAAGTTACCGCGGCGGCGGCCATGGCGGAGAAGAATAACCCCAGTAATAATAGGGAGAGTAATACTGGAGTGTTAATGGTAAAAAAGATGAGGAGAGATAGAGGTGGGTCTACTGCTAAGGAAAGGATCAGTAAAATGCCTCCTTGTACTGCTGGTAAACGTAGTTCCATTTACCGCGGCGTTACCAG ACATAGATGGACCGGTCGCTATGAAGCTCACCTTTGGGATAAAAGTACTTGGAATCCAAATCAGAATAAAAAGGGCAAACAAG TTTATTTGG GGGCTTATGACGACGAAGAAGCTGCTGCTAGAGCTTATGATCTTGCTGCTTTGAAGTACTGGGGTCCAGGGACTCTCATCAATTTTCCT GTCACGGATTATAGTAGAGATGTAGAAGAAATGCAAAATGTCTCTAGGGAGGAATACCTTGCATCACTAAGGAG AAAAAGCAGTGGCTTCTCGAGAGGTATAGCTAAATATCGTGCACTTTCAAG TGGGCGATGGGAGCCATCGCTAGGACGTATTACTGGAACTGAATACCTCCAAGGCATTACTTATG GTAAGGGAGAAGTCGCAGCAGCAGAGAGTGAATACCCTGGCGGTTTTCCCATAGAAAGAAAAATTGATTTGACAGGCTACATCAAATGGTGGGGTCCAAACAAAACTCGGCCGTCAGACGTAAAGCATAGTAGCACTGAAGATGCCACGAATGAGCTGAAATCTCTGGAACGGGGAATTCAACCCACAGAGCCATACCAGATGCCACAGTTGGGAACTTCTTATGAATCGCAGAAAAGTAAAAGCTCGGCTAACTCTGCTTTGAAAATCTTGTCAAGATCTGCGGCTTTCAAGAACATGCAAGATAGAGCATCTAAAGCACAGGAAACAGCAAATGATAACGATGAAAAGGAGAACAAAAGTCATGTTAGCAAGATTGACCATGGCAAGGCAGTTCAGACGCAAATTGATGACGCTGGAGTTGAGAGAATGGGGTCCACGCTTGGACTTGGTGGATTGCCTCTCCAAAAGAGCATGTTTCCTTTGTCTACTTTGCTGACTGCACCCCTTTTGACAAACTATAACACGATTGATCCTTTAGGCGACCCTATCTTGTGGACATCTTTGATGCCGGTTTTGCCTATAGCACCTTCTCGGGCTTCTGAG GTTACCAAAACTGAGAGCAGCTCCACTTATAGCTTCTTTAGGCAAGAAGAAGGATGA